Proteins encoded in a region of the Fusarium falciforme chromosome 6, complete sequence genome:
- a CDS encoding Protein kinase domain-containing protein, which produces MFNWREERITISQVAIFEWWIPQVEHETTKHQGQDEHRIAPEFLGHLNENGRVIGFLMEQVVGDYASLDDLPACETTLRRLHTMGLVHGDVKRFNFVVDRSTGQARIIDFEHAEPYDEEKAQLELEQLRAEPSETTGRGTATTIVKGVSVIDVTPVPYPWAMD; this is translated from the coding sequence ATGTTCAATTGGAGAGAAGAACGTATCACCATATCCCAAGTGGCAATTTTCGAGTGGTGGATTCCCCAAGTCGAACATGAGACGACCAAACATCAGGGTCAAGACGAGCACCGAATTGCACCCGAAttccttggccatctcaaCGAAAATGGCCGGGTCATTGGCTTTCTCATGGAGCAGGTTGTTGGAGACTATGCTTCCCTGGATGATCTGCCTGCTTGTGAGACCACGTTGCGGAGGCTGCACACCATGGGTCTGGTTCATGGAGACGTGAAGCGCTTCAACTTTGTGGTGGATCGCTCGACAGGCCAAGCGAGGATTATTGACTTTGAACATGCTGAGCCAtatgatgaggagaaggcgcAACTGGAACTGGAACAATTGAGGGCAGAGCCGTCTGAGACGACGGGAAGAGGAACAGCCACGACAATAGTAAAAGGCGTGAGCGTGATTGATGTGACTCCTGTTCCTTACCCGTGGGCAATGGACTAA